CTCCGGGCTGCGCCCGGAGTCAGCGAACCCCCGCGCTGCGCGCGGGGGTTGCGCTCCCGCTCCGCGGGAGCGCTGGCGGAGCGCTGCGCGCACCGCGCAACCTGCCTGCTTCGCAGGCAGGTTGATGCTCCGTCCGCTGCGCTCCCGGAGCGGTCGAGGGCTTCGCCCTCGACCCCGGCCTTCCGCTCCGCTCCAGTCCGGGGTCGGCGGGTCCGCTGCGCTCCCCCGCCCAACAAACGCGCCTGGAGGGGGTGAGCGGTCGCTGGGTCAGGCTGGCTGGGAAGGTGGAGGGCGACTGGCGGATGACGGCCGGAATGGTTGCCGCCTGAAGGCCCTTCTTGGCTTTGCTTCAAAGTGAGATATGGATTGAAACTGGATTCGGGCCCCCTCGGCGGTACGTGCCGCACCTCCAGTGGCCGGCCACTGCAACAACTGCGCAGTACCCGATGAACCTGCGCAGTGTTCCGCGATGGCGGGGAGACTCGGGCCCCGCAAGCGGGCTGATGTGCAGTCATACCAAGGCCGTAGCCGCTCCGTTGGTGCATCGGAAGCTTTTCACCCAGTACGGGGGCGTTCTCGATCTGCGCATTGTGCAGGTGTACCGGTCAATTCTTCACTGGACGCGTGAGCAGCACGAGTGGTGACCACCGGTCGGGGGGTCGGGTCCGTGTGAGGGATGTCGATGTGCGGTTCATCGGCGCGAACGGTCTGCCAGAGCAGCGGTCGTGGCTGGAGGTGGCCGCTGAACTGGCGCCGGCTGACTGCCCGCCGGTGCGTGGCTTCGCGGTGCGCCGGGGCAGAAGGTTGGCTCCTGGTTGGTGGTGGGCGGCCACCACGGGTCGGTTGGTGGCTTACGGGAGCACGGCGATGAGGGACCGCCTGATGCTGCTGGACCAGGAACGGCGGGTGGTAGGGCTGGCGTGCCGCCCGCTGGAATTCGTGTGGCGGGACGGCAGGCGGGTGGTAGCCCATGCTCCTCAGCTGGCCGCGCGCCTCGCTGACGGAGGTCACGTGCTCGTGGACTGCCTCGGTGCCGGCTTCCCACCGCGCCGTCTTGCCGGTGTGCAGGCTGTGCTGGAGGAGTGTGCGCAGGAGGTGGGATGGCAGTACCGGGTCGAGCCTGCCGCGGATCCGGTGGTGGTGGCCAACGTGCGCTGGCTGTCGGGGTACCGCCACCCGCGCTGCGCGGGCAGTGTCCGTCCAGGCCGGTTGCGTGACGTCTTCGCGTCTCGACGGCCCTTGGTGGAGGGGGCTGCCGCGCTCGGTGATGTGATCCGGACCTTGCCGGTCGTCTACCACGGCTTGTGGAGTGGTGAACTGACCGCGGCGCTGGACCGGCCGCTCACCGAAAGCACTCTGGTTGCCGCGGCCGGACGGCACGAGCGGTGAGCACTGTGCGGCATGTGGTGGAGGTGGGAGACCAGATCCGCTTCGCCGGTGGTGTGTTCACTCTGGCGGGGCTGGACGGGCCTCGATGCCGGATCGTGGATGAGGACGGGAGCGTCCAGGTGCTCCTGCTCACGCAGCTGTATGCAGACGAGGACTTCTGTGTGGTGGCCGGCTGTGCCGAGCCGCGCCGGGCGCCGGTGTGGGGGCCGTTGGCCAGCCTTGAGGCAGGCGTCCGCGAGAAGGCTCTGGCCTGGGAGCGGCACATCCGCGAGGTCGAGACGGGTCATCCGGAGCCAGACGGGAGGGGTGCTCCGCGCGAGGAGTTCGACCCGGAGTTGCGCAGCCTCGCCGAGCGGGAGGCTGCCAAGGCGGCGGAGCTCACCGAGCAGGGGGAGCCGGTCAGCGTGGCCACGGTACGGCGCATGCGCACCCGCTACCGCAGGCAGGGCGTGTGGGGGCTGGTCGACGGGCGTACGACACGAGCGAGGTCGCCGTGGGGGCGTGCCGACGAGCGGGTGGTCAACGCCATCAGGGCAGCGCTGGAGGCGCAGCGGGAGCGGTCCACCGGGACGCTGAGCCGACTGCGTCGGCAGGTGGGCTGGCTGCTGCAGGACGCCTACGGACCAGGCACGGTGAAGGTGCCGCCGGTGGCTACGTTCAATCGGCTGGTCCATGCGGTCGCCGACGGCCAGGGGCTGCTGGGCCCTGCGGTGCAGCAGCGCTGGCGGACGAGTCGGCCTGAGCCGCCGTTCACGCCCACCGTCGTAGCGCGGCCCGGCGAGCTCGTCATGATGGACAGCACCCCGCTGGACGTACTGGCCGTGCTCGAGGACGGGCGC
This genomic interval from Streptomyces sp. NBC_00557 contains the following:
- a CDS encoding TnsA-like heteromeric transposase endonuclease subunit is translated as MAAELAPADCPPVRGFAVRRGRRLAPGWWWAATTGRLVAYGSTAMRDRLMLLDQERRVVGLACRPLEFVWRDGRRVVAHAPQLAARLADGGHVLVDCLGAGFPPRRLAGVQAVLEECAQEVGWQYRVEPAADPVVVANVRWLSGYRHPRCAGSVRPGRLRDVFASRRPLVEGAAALGDVIRTLPVVYHGLWSGELTAALDRPLTESTLVAAAGRHER